The segment gtgaagaacattgaaatgtgaaatatttacattacaaactaaattaaacactttttattaaatatgaatattgcaagtatgttttcagctacttgactgcaaagggctctaatgcacatatatatgtctctctctctttatatatatatatatatatatatatatattaggggtgcgcatcttcacttgtctcacgattcgattcgaatACGATTATCATGGTAACGATTCAattcgattctgcgatgcatcacgatgcatcacgattactgcactatttatgcCCATGATTTCaatttttcaagaaaaaaaattcaagcagtcaaaataaactctttttttattttatttgctcaaaaaaggacactcttcctgtggcaaagtctgaacacagcagacaacaacagttttatAGAACAGTTAATGTTGTAATTGGTTTggcaacaatattatggcatcaaactgtagtggtgtaaaaagtgcagtgctcacagtgtacttcttcaataaaagaacatatttaaatgtatatactatatatacatttacactaaATAAACAAACATGAACATAAATACATGTCTAACcttctatgttggttttaatttaatgtctttctttacttagtaataataatagacattaaattaaaaccaaaatagataggttaagctaaAGTTACCACCATTAccaataccttatttgtgtgaaaatggtcatcctcagaaaacaaaacataaatcccttatatgcggtacaaaattacaggtgtgccttcatgactggcaatttgtggcaaacaaacatcacgtgaatgaatctggaacacaacacacagcactgtgtgcatgcacatcacacacacgtcacatatacaattagtttacacagttacagtagtactaggacatttaaaacaagtagcattgaacttaaCTACTATAACTAACTACTAGTTTCTTGATTataatatctttatgggatcacaaatagtTACTtagtgttaaagcagtactacacacaactgaacagaacacacacatagttgccaacagtccctgatttcctgggacagtccctggattttgctgtatgtccctggattttttttgtccctggaaatgtccctggaaatgctacctcttttgcccaacatttggtgtatgtatgtatatatatatatatatatatatatatatatatatatatatatatactgtatgtatatatacacagtatatatatatatatatatatatatatacacacacacatatacatagatagatagatgtagtttatttaaatataattcaattcCTAAATCCTAATGCAatagtgttgttattattattgaaagggttcacatattatttgtctgcctaattttgatgctgtgttataaaaataaccatatgcccagaatgtgttccagagactgggtaggtgcaagagcttggtgctgtaatctgtataataagctatggataagtctaaattatactattactgggtgtgttttgattgcagaactgagtggacagagcagttgaacagtaggtcgtcaatactccagtaacctgcatgcttgctctgctgcaaagtgtccctggaaatttttttgaaatgttggcaactatgcacacacagtcacacacaaacaaacaatacataaaccccacagacatcaaggagtaaatcatgatgaagaaagggtggcatgccacgcacacatgaggtgtgtgtgctttatttttgtattgtgttgtgtgtgtgtgtgtgctgtgtactgtctgttacagtatatttgtgatccaataaagatttactcaaggttttaagcttcaatttACGATTTATTctgtcaaggcttttccttcccctaataaTAGTGTTTTGGCTTCAGTGGTCTCACTCTCTGCACACTCAAAGACggttagacacacacaaacaaaaacattcaaaggcacccagtcaccacacacactcatagacagtcacatacaaacaaaaacattcaaaggcactcagtctcacacacactcatacaggcccatttatcaagctccgtatggagcttgaagggccatgtttctggcgagtcttcagattcgccagaaacacaacttatgaagcagcggtctaaagatcgctgctccataaccctgtccgcctgctctgagcaggcggacagtaatcgccggaaatcaaccagatcgaatacgatcgggttgattgacacctccctgctggcagccgattgtgagctgctggtgcaatgttaaatgcggagagcgtattgctctcctcatttagcgaggtcttgcggacctgatccgcagtgtcggatcaggtccacaacacctttgataaattggggccatagacacatacaaacaacaacattcaaactggcactcactcagtcacacactcatagacagtgacacacacaaacaACTCTCTGGAGTACACGTTTAGGATTTCTTAGTAGAGGCGCTGAGTCTGACTGGCAGCTGGCGGGTGGTGgtggttattgttaactggttggttattaggttaacccctacagtacagatctgcctgggagtgggatggCATTTTGGATCAtatgatatatttcttaaagggtctatttaaaatagacaatatttagtgtgaataatcccttatgcaatatGCAGTCACTGCATTGTAAACAATACAGCTGTcaggtgtgctgtaaacaatagcacaacatctacaaaacagagcacttcctgactggcaaacatcacacagtaactagaagtagtaatagacattacaacaagtagcattgaactactagattaacTAACtatgattatctttatgggatcacaaatatattgttacacaacacacacagtcacacacagtcaaacaataccaaaaaaaacacacatcataaaaagagtgaatcatggtgaagaaagggtgacacgcacgcacacatgaggtgttgcagttgtgtgttgtttctgttgtattgtttgtgtgtgtgtgtgacagtgagtgacgTGGTCATGTAGTactagtatatttgtgatccaacaaagatttactcaaggttttaagcttcatttttcaaaagctataagctataacattaacaaatataaaataacttaacaatactgcactgggcagtggggcacaaatcactttcttctggatgtgccaaaaaacattaaatataaacctgaatcactactcagaattatggaatatgtaggtttttctgtaagaacactagttgatccacaagctctggtttgagggtgcttctttttgccgttaccacatctcttgcagtggagaaaacccgctctgcagacacgcttgtacctgggatacacaagtatcgctttgacaaatgagagaggaggggaaatatgacctcatgtacatgccaccagttcaaagggtcttcagtgagaggcagagatggggctttacaatatttctctatttcctcttcagtcttggcatagggggtcttgggttctattgtaccttcagtgtcagtgaaagactgtcccagcaaagtcatgagcagcgatgtggactttcttttgggaggagaagggttatcctcctcgatgggtgattcttcttccagagtttcttttccctcaggcagtggcacttcatccacgtttgtcctcctagatgtaactgtactagtacactcaatctgtgttagaacaaaagaatagaaaatagcattcattattacctctagcagccagctaatgctatgtgcaCTGCTCAGACAGtaatgcatgcaacagctcacatctattaggacggaggaggaaagttgactgtgGCGTTTCGAACtgtcttatataaataataaaccttgtactcattaaactagctactaagctactgctagctaagcctattttgttatgaatgttatgttttatgtttgttttcaatttataaatttttcaagaaacatgatgcaattaaaattacctccaaggatgcagcctcctcagtcactcctctgtatatctccaatctctcctcctctgtgagaataaaaggcagtcccttaaaacgaggatcccgggcagaggctgtataaagtatcttcttctctgcctcactgctgtacctcttcaggagatctgttttgatggcattcttgatctcatggatcatgggtgtgtctcccatggtgtctgtcatgttctggagcagttgtgcatttagaggggcaatgagagacacTGTTGGATTgcactcttctgacatcagtgtgattacatctttcattggctttaatgcactcacagcatcctctgcatttgacacatctgttacgttgagagtgcagagatctgactcactttttctgacttctggagacagcaATGTGGCatagattgcaggttgctgttctaagaacctctcgaccatgtcatatgagctgttccaccttgttgtcacatcagttatcagcttatgattcttcaggccaagacatttctgtttttctttcagacagtggtttgctgtagtgctgcggtgaaaaaatgttgatattcgtcgcactctgcctaaaagcctggagagtgtggccactttcagcgcccgctgggatgcgagattcagtgtatgggcgaagcattttatatgagggaattttccaacttgagcagcaacaatcatgtttgaCGCATTGTcagtcacaagcactacagatttatcggacagctgccattcttccacgacacaagtcagtagctccgccagatgagaacccgtgtgagactcataaactgctctcgtttgcagcacatgcgacaagatctgccagtccttgctaatgtaatgtgcagcTACTGTAACATAAGattccgtcgtgactgaagtccatgaatcacacgttattgcgactcgactggcttggctcattgatgcaattacctgagctttggtTTCGTGGTAgtgtgcaggtataacgttttctgtaaaGTGAGTGCGTGACGGgagcttataacgtggctctagcgtcttcaacaggttgcgaaacccaaggttttccacaacagagtaaggccgtaggtccttcgctatgaaagttgccacagctttggttattctcttcccttattcagagttgggcggcaaagttgacagcattgcatcaattcttggctaatgagcttcagctagtcttcttgttatttccttggcagtggcagtggcactggcggcaggtgttagcatctcagagtgaaaacggctaacgtgatttctcaagttagtagtattccctaggtgtttaatttttgtgtgacaggctttacaaaccgcgtgtgtcttgtccaatttgtGCTTTCCAGTATgctcataaaatccaaaatgtgcccagatgcttgcttttaaaatgctaggtgcattttttatctctctatcttttttgtctccctctgtcattttagcatgacttgtacatatgtgacggatgatgttgttgtcaacgtcaaactctgtcagtgttaaaaaacaaaacactaagttgtcaaaatgtcaagccgcaaatgtaaaatcaacaagaaaATTTAAATGTAGTACATTAcattagtaacttcaactacttgccattttgccaacatttgaaaacaaattgcattgcaggGGACACTTATAAAAtacactgtaatatattacacacttaaaggtacaattgaaacccaaacattttctttcatgattcagatagagaatacaatttttaataaacaacataactaacttctattatttaatttgcttcatacttctcagatatcgtttgttgattaaatagcaatgcacacattgCACAGTGCACAACACaaggcatttcaacaaaggataagtaaatgatataatagaagtcaagggcgcgatccgatatagatcgcagtttgcggcgcaagcgagggaaccggcgtcgcccgcagtttcagctcgcaactcgagctatcccatataggtcgccgtcagatgctaacgtgccgtaagtctgacaaaccagcgatgtccagaaatctgcgcaagtacaaatttctggcgtcgccagtgacttgcggcacgttagaaactgccggcgcctataaaacctgactaaagtctaaaacacccgcactgtctaacacgcctccctaacatagcccgcactgtctaaccctctatccgctatcccccctcactagcctaacaataaaaaagctattaacccctaaaccgccgctcccgtaccccgccgcaacctaataaagttatt is part of the Bombina bombina isolate aBomBom1 chromosome 6, aBomBom1.pri, whole genome shotgun sequence genome and harbors:
- the LOC128663398 gene encoding E3 SUMO-protein ligase ZBED1-like → MIVAAQVGKFPHIKCFAHTLNLASQRALKVATLSRLLGRVRRISTFFHRSTTANHCLKEKQKCLGLKNHKLITDVTTRWNSSYDMVERFLEQQPAIYATLLSPEVRKSESDLCTLNVTDVSNAEDAVSALKPMKDVITLMSEECNPTVSLIAPLNAQLLQNMTDTMGDTPMIHEIKNAIKTDLLKRYSSEAEKKILYTASARDPRFKGLPFILTEEERLEIYRGVTEEAASLEIECTSTVTSRRTNVDEVPLPEGKETLEEESPIEEDNPSPPKRKSTSLLMTLLGQSFTDTEGTIEPKTPYAKTEEEIEKYCKAPSLPLTEDPLNWWHVHEVIFPLLSHLSKRYLCIPGTSVSAERVFSTARDVVTAKRSTLKPELVDQLVFLQKNLHIP